One Peromyscus leucopus breed LL Stock chromosome 2, UCI_PerLeu_2.1, whole genome shotgun sequence DNA window includes the following coding sequences:
- the Fhl3 gene encoding four and a half LIM domains protein 3 isoform X2: MSEAFDCAKCSESLYGRKYIQTDSGPYCVPCYDNTFANTCAECQQLIGHDSRELFYEDRHFHEGCFRCCRCQRSLADEPFTCQDSELLCNECYCTAFSSQCSACGETVMPGSRKLEYGGQTWHEHCFLCSGCEQPLGSRSFVPDKGAHYCVPCYENKFAPRCARCSKTLTQGGVTYRDQPWHRECLVCTGCQTPLAGQQFTSRDDDPYCVACFGELFAPKCSSCKRPITGGSGGEAAGLGGGKYVSFEDRHWHHGCFSCARCSTSLVGQGFVPDGDQVLCQGCSQAGP; encoded by the exons ATGAGCGAGGCCTTTGACTGTGCCAAATGCAGTGAGTCCTTGTACGGCCGCAAATACATCCAGACAGACAGTGGCCCCTACTGCGTCCCCTGCTATGACAACACCTTCGCCAACACCTGTGCCGAGTGCCAGCAGCTCATCGGGCATGACTCAAGG GAGCTGTTCTATGAGGATCGCCACTTCCACGAGGGCTGCTTCCGGTGCTGCCGCTGCCAGCGCTCCCTGGCTGATGAACCCTTCACCTGCCAGGACAGCGAGCTGCTCTGTAACGAGTGCTACTGCACAGCCTTCTCTTCACAGTGCTCCGCCTGTGGGGAGACTGTCATGCCTG GGTCCCGGAAGCTGGAGTATGGAGGCCAGACATGGCATGAACATTGCTTTCTGTGCAGTGGGTGTGAGCAACCTCTAGGTTCCCGCTCCTTCGTGCCCGACAAGGGCGCTCACTACTGCGTGCCTTGCTATGAGAACAAGTTCGCTCCGCGGTGTGCCCGCTGCAGCAAG ACGCTGACCCAGGGTGGAGTAACCTATCGAGATCAACCCTGGCACCGAGAGTGCCTGGTCTGCACTGGGTGCCAGACGCCCCTTGCGGGGCAGCAGTTCACGTCTCGGGATGATGATCCCTACTGTGTGGCCTGTTTCGGGGAACTCTTTGCACCCAAGTGCAGCAGCTGCAAGCGCCCCATCACGGGGGGGAGCGGTGGCGAGGCTGCAG GACTCGGTGGAGGCAAGTACGTGTCCTTCGAAGACCGCCACTGGCACCACGGCTGCTTCTCCTGTGCCCGCTGCTCCACCTCCCTGGTGGGCCAGGGCTTCGTACCAGACGGAGACCAAGTTCTGTGCCAGGGCTGCAGCCAAGCAGGGCCCTGA